A single region of the Acidithiobacillus acidisediminis genome encodes:
- the glyS gene encoding glycine--tRNA ligase subunit beta, protein MTVLPLLLEIGCEELPAAEQQQLQLQAAALAAQLFAAAGIDHGEIHPLITPRRIALLIHSLASETRAEEELRRGPALERAFVDGKTTPAAEGFARSCGVAVGELEHLETDKGTVLAWRIRHPARPVAELLTELATRWVESLPLRKRMRWGQREESFSRPIRWLLLRFGDKALSWQAFGLQSEAHSFGHRVHHPGPVPILHPLAYTEALQAARVRADWMQRRDFIRAELERLARELDCTPELSDALLDEITGLCEWPVALAGGFAEEYLRIPEEVLSTVMIQHQRYIPLRASTGKLAPRYLFIANLESRDAQAVIHGNNRVLRARLADAAFFWDQDRRQSLASLIPELDAVLFQEGLGSIGDKVRRLRRLAPHIAPLVGADPTLAERAAELCKSDLLSGMVGEFPELQGIMGGHYARQEHELAAVAEAIGEHYQPSGRDDALPRSAAGQALALADRIDTLYGFFALGKIPTGDRDPFALRRAALGILRIALEAEQRLSLRGLIALAGKQYAALASDAIANKLSEFFHERLRVLLRDEGFAADRIAAVLAVAGDDPFDARQRLETLTTFLAQDARADDLAALIKRVSNLLRKEGEQSQAALQDALLREEAELALFSAWSSICPALEQQLADRDYQQALVTLAALRDPVDRFFTEIMVLCEDPQLRAQRLALLREVQATVSRIADFALLQGRG, encoded by the coding sequence ATGACGGTTCTTCCCCTCCTCCTGGAAATCGGCTGCGAGGAATTGCCCGCAGCGGAACAACAGCAATTACAACTGCAGGCCGCAGCACTTGCCGCACAATTATTTGCCGCAGCGGGAATCGATCATGGGGAAATTCATCCCTTGATCACTCCCCGCCGAATCGCTCTACTGATTCATAGCCTCGCCAGCGAAACCCGCGCCGAGGAAGAATTGCGCCGCGGTCCAGCACTCGAGCGTGCCTTTGTCGATGGCAAAACAACGCCTGCCGCCGAGGGTTTTGCCCGTTCCTGCGGCGTCGCCGTGGGCGAGCTGGAACATCTGGAAACAGACAAGGGAACGGTTCTGGCGTGGCGCATCCGCCATCCCGCACGCCCCGTAGCAGAACTACTAACCGAGCTGGCTACCCGTTGGGTGGAGTCCTTACCCCTGCGCAAACGCATGCGTTGGGGCCAACGGGAAGAAAGTTTTTCCCGCCCCATTCGCTGGCTGCTCCTGCGTTTTGGGGACAAAGCCCTCTCCTGGCAGGCGTTTGGACTGCAGAGCGAAGCACATAGCTTTGGTCACCGTGTCCACCATCCCGGTCCGGTGCCTATTCTGCATCCCTTGGCCTACACCGAGGCGCTCCAGGCGGCCCGTGTGCGGGCTGATTGGATGCAACGGCGTGATTTCATTCGCGCTGAGCTGGAACGCCTGGCACGGGAGCTTGACTGTACCCCAGAACTCTCCGACGCCTTGCTGGATGAGATCACCGGGCTGTGTGAGTGGCCCGTCGCCCTCGCTGGCGGCTTTGCCGAGGAATACCTGCGGATTCCAGAAGAGGTGCTGAGTACCGTCATGATCCAGCACCAACGCTACATCCCCCTCCGGGCATCCACAGGCAAACTCGCGCCACGCTATCTGTTTATCGCCAATCTCGAGAGTCGCGATGCGCAAGCAGTCATTCATGGAAACAACCGGGTCCTGCGCGCCCGTCTTGCCGACGCCGCCTTCTTCTGGGATCAGGATCGGCGGCAGAGCCTCGCCTCGCTCATCCCCGAGCTGGATGCCGTCCTGTTTCAGGAGGGCCTGGGCAGCATTGGCGACAAGGTGCGACGGCTGCGTCGCTTGGCCCCACATATTGCGCCCCTCGTCGGCGCAGATCCAACACTCGCTGAACGCGCGGCAGAGCTCTGCAAGAGCGATTTGCTGAGCGGCATGGTGGGAGAGTTTCCCGAGCTGCAGGGCATCATGGGTGGCCACTATGCCCGCCAAGAGCACGAGCTGGCAGCCGTCGCCGAGGCTATTGGCGAACACTACCAGCCCAGCGGACGCGACGATGCCCTCCCGCGCTCGGCGGCAGGACAGGCGCTGGCGTTGGCGGACCGTATCGACACCCTCTACGGCTTCTTTGCGTTGGGGAAGATTCCAACGGGCGATCGGGATCCCTTTGCCTTGCGTCGGGCGGCACTCGGTATTCTGCGCATTGCCCTCGAGGCGGAACAGAGGCTCTCCCTGCGCGGCCTGATCGCTCTCGCCGGCAAGCAATACGCTGCGCTCGCCAGTGACGCCATCGCCAACAAGCTCAGTGAATTTTTCCACGAGCGTCTGCGTGTACTCTTACGAGATGAGGGTTTTGCGGCCGACCGGATTGCGGCGGTACTTGCGGTAGCTGGGGACGATCCGTTCGACGCACGACAGCGTCTGGAAACGCTCACGACCTTTCTTGCGCAGGATGCGCGCGCCGACGACCTCGCGGCGCTGATCAAGCGCGTCAGCAACCTCCTGCGCAAGGAAGGCGAACAGAGTCAGGCGGCCTTGCAGGATGCCCTGTTGCGAGAGGAAGCAGAGCTTGCCTTGTTTAGCGCCTGGTCCTCTATCTGCCCAGCGCTGGAGCAGCAACTCGCCGATCGGGATTATCAGCAAGCGTTGGTCACCCTGGCCGCGCTGCGGGATCCAGTCGATCGTTTCTTCACCGAGATCATGGTGCTCTGCGAGGATCCACAACTGCGCGCACAGCGCCTCGCCTTGTTGCGAGAGGTACAGGCCACCGTTTCGCGCATTGCCGACTTTGCGCTCCTGCAGGGGCGCGGATGA
- a CDS encoding roadblock/LC7 domain-containing protein, whose amino-acid sequence MSIELVTAEQALYAELTPAGAFYISSGPELEGNRSILFHILREGGRAPFSKEAAIRWTQLEGAEDALRSILRLQRLGLIRGNPEVRKIPDQRLEDILPDLLAQLSDGQRALLADENGFYLSTSGFLHESAEELAGLSADLLSLQSRHGRLLRNNLRIHSESWALVDPAGQAELGFWPLFIGTQRFMLIIGGTPLLQNQSFVTLVQILDQRYR is encoded by the coding sequence ATGAGCATAGAACTCGTCACCGCTGAGCAAGCACTCTACGCAGAATTGACCCCAGCAGGTGCGTTCTATATCAGTTCTGGACCCGAGTTGGAGGGGAACCGCTCCATCCTGTTCCATATCCTGCGGGAGGGCGGCCGGGCACCTTTCAGCAAGGAGGCAGCAATTCGTTGGACGCAACTGGAAGGAGCGGAGGACGCCCTGCGCAGCATTCTCCGATTGCAACGCCTGGGTTTGATTCGTGGCAATCCAGAGGTACGTAAAATTCCAGATCAGCGCCTGGAAGACATCCTTCCCGATCTGCTCGCGCAATTATCTGATGGCCAACGCGCGCTGCTCGCCGATGAAAATGGCTTTTACCTGTCCACCTCTGGTTTTCTGCATGAATCTGCGGAAGAACTCGCGGGGCTCTCCGCCGATTTGCTGAGCTTGCAAAGTCGTCACGGCAGGCTGTTGCGCAACAACCTGCGTATCCACAGCGAGAGCTGGGCACTCGTCGATCCCGCAGGGCAGGCGGAGTTGGGTTTCTGGCCCCTCTTCATTGGTACGCAGCGCTTCATGTTGATCATCGGTGGGACGCCTTTATTGCAGAATCAATCCTTTGTCACCCTGGTCCAGATCCTGGACCAGAGATACCGCTAA
- a CDS encoding heterodisulfide reductase-related iron-sulfur binding cluster → MSENTTSQGVAGHGAFFQDTNLNAQEAEAATAWVRNHVDRRTVDLGDRMDDIREHMWELEKEGEIIVHRISDEHKPIEVDTLFGWKKRVPTNQLWHHKSCGQCGNIPGYPTSLMWFMNKFGIDYLDETDQTSCTAWNYHGSGIGNVESLAAVFLRNFHQAYVSGKQHGFENGHFYPLVHCGTSFGNYKEIRKYLIESAELREKVKKILGKLGRLVDGKIVIPEEVVHYSEWLHVMRNRIASDLQTIDMSNIRVTVHAACHYYKMVAEDAVYDNSVLGGNRTAVGTSTAQALGAQVIDYSTWYDCCGFGFRHIISEREFTRSFTMNRKIKVAREEAKADVMIGIDTGCITTMDKNQWIGKAHDMNYSVPIMADVQLAALACGADPFKIVQLQWHASPCEDLVEKMGISWDKAKADFQEYLKQVEQGNVEYLYNPELATNQQINMKQA, encoded by the coding sequence ATGAGTGAGAACACGACGAGTCAAGGGGTAGCTGGTCACGGCGCCTTTTTCCAGGACACCAACCTGAACGCGCAAGAGGCTGAAGCCGCGACGGCTTGGGTGCGCAATCACGTCGATCGCCGCACTGTGGATCTGGGCGATCGCATGGACGACATCCGCGAGCACATGTGGGAGCTGGAGAAGGAAGGCGAGATCATCGTTCACCGCATCAGCGACGAGCATAAGCCCATCGAGGTCGATACCCTCTTTGGCTGGAAGAAGCGGGTTCCCACCAACCAGCTCTGGCACCATAAGAGCTGCGGACAGTGTGGCAACATCCCCGGCTATCCCACCAGCCTCATGTGGTTCATGAACAAGTTCGGCATCGACTACCTCGATGAAACCGACCAGACCTCCTGCACTGCCTGGAACTACCACGGTTCCGGCATCGGCAATGTCGAATCCCTGGCGGCGGTGTTCCTGCGCAATTTCCATCAGGCCTATGTCTCCGGCAAGCAGCATGGCTTCGAGAACGGCCACTTCTATCCCCTAGTGCACTGCGGCACCTCCTTTGGCAACTACAAGGAGATCCGCAAGTACCTGATCGAATCCGCCGAGCTGCGCGAGAAGGTCAAGAAGATCCTCGGCAAGCTTGGGCGTCTGGTCGACGGCAAGATCGTCATTCCCGAAGAGGTCGTGCACTACAGCGAATGGCTGCACGTGATGCGCAACCGCATTGCCAGCGATCTGCAGACCATCGACATGAGCAACATTCGCGTCACCGTCCATGCCGCCTGCCACTACTACAAGATGGTGGCGGAGGATGCGGTGTACGACAACAGTGTGCTGGGCGGCAACCGCACCGCGGTGGGTACCTCCACGGCCCAGGCCCTGGGCGCTCAGGTCATCGACTACTCCACCTGGTACGACTGCTGTGGCTTTGGCTTCCGCCACATCATCTCCGAGCGGGAATTCACCCGCAGCTTCACCATGAATCGCAAGATCAAGGTAGCACGGGAAGAGGCGAAGGCCGACGTCATGATTGGCATCGACACCGGCTGCATCACCACCATGGACAAGAACCAGTGGATCGGCAAGGCGCACGACATGAACTACTCCGTGCCGATCATGGCCGATGTGCAGTTGGCGGCCCTGGCCTGTGGTGCGGATCCCTTCAAGATCGTGCAGCTGCAGTGGCACGCCTCGCCCTGCGAGGACTTGGTGGAAAAGATGGGCATCAGCTGGGACAAGGCCAAGGCCGATTTCCAGGAATACCTGAAGCAGGTCGAGCAAGGGAATGTGGAGTACCTCTACAACCCCGAACTCGCTACCAATCAGCAAATCAATATGAAGCAGGCCTGA
- a CDS encoding lysophospholipid acyltransferase family protein, whose amino-acid sequence MAIALRSALFYVTFTLWTLLWAIVLLPFPLLPQRWRYWGCGTWARVASNLFAWSIGVRYQIQGLEHLPAGPCVLLSNHQSSLETLLIWHCVPRLAFVLKAELLRLPIIGWYLPLSAPIAIDRKAGRQALKQVLEEGERRLRAGIPVLIFPEGTRQSCGELGAFHQTGVALAQRAGVPIVPVATNSGCFWPRNTWRKRSGELHLHFGPMDPAADRSATVNQRLRDWIAAEIKQMPMSSD is encoded by the coding sequence ATGGCCATCGCCCTGCGCAGCGCTTTGTTTTACGTAACGTTTACACTCTGGACCCTGCTCTGGGCCATCGTCCTCCTCCCCTTCCCCCTGCTCCCGCAGCGCTGGCGCTATTGGGGCTGCGGAACCTGGGCACGGGTCGCCAGCAATCTCTTTGCCTGGAGCATCGGCGTTCGTTACCAGATTCAGGGTCTCGAACACCTGCCTGCAGGACCATGCGTCCTGCTCAGCAATCATCAGTCCTCCCTGGAAACCTTGCTAATTTGGCACTGTGTCCCGCGCCTCGCCTTCGTGCTCAAGGCAGAGCTGTTACGCTTACCCATCATTGGCTGGTATTTGCCGCTTTCCGCTCCCATTGCTATCGATCGAAAAGCCGGGCGCCAAGCATTGAAGCAGGTGCTCGAGGAGGGAGAAAGGCGCTTACGCGCTGGGATTCCGGTACTGATTTTTCCTGAGGGAACGCGGCAATCCTGTGGCGAGCTGGGGGCCTTTCATCAAACCGGCGTTGCCCTCGCACAGCGTGCTGGCGTGCCCATCGTCCCCGTGGCCACGAACAGCGGCTGCTTCTGGCCGCGCAACACCTGGCGCAAGCGAAGTGGGGAATTGCATCTGCATTTTGGACCGATGGATCCCGCTGCGGATCGCAGCGCCACGGTCAATCAACGACTCCGCGACTGGATCGCGGCGGAAATCAAGCAGATGCCGATGAGCAGCGACTGA
- the gmhB gene encoding D-glycero-beta-D-manno-heptose 1,7-bisphosphate 7-phosphatase: MSALLILDRDGVINEDSDAFIKSAAEWRPIPGSLEAIARFNRAGYTVVVASNQSGIGRRLFDLRALTAIHARMRRELAEVGGRIDAIFFCPHHPEAGCDCRKPQDGMFRQIAERFQVDLQGVAAIGDSHRDMEAARSAGASPILVLTGKGKKVADSARAEGIPIFSNLAAVADALLGH, encoded by the coding sequence ATGAGCGCACTGCTCATCCTGGATCGGGATGGCGTCATCAACGAAGACAGCGACGCCTTCATCAAATCCGCCGCGGAGTGGCGCCCCATTCCGGGGAGCCTGGAGGCAATCGCGCGTTTCAATCGCGCTGGCTACACGGTAGTCGTAGCCAGCAATCAGTCGGGTATTGGCCGGCGGCTCTTCGACCTGCGCGCCCTGACGGCAATCCATGCCCGCATGCGGCGAGAATTGGCCGAGGTCGGCGGGCGCATCGATGCCATTTTTTTCTGCCCCCATCACCCCGAGGCTGGTTGCGACTGCCGCAAACCACAGGATGGCATGTTTCGTCAGATTGCCGAACGCTTCCAGGTCGATCTGCAGGGTGTAGCCGCGATTGGCGACAGCCATCGCGACATGGAGGCAGCGCGGAGCGCCGGTGCCAGCCCCATCCTGGTATTGACGGGAAAAGGAAAAAAAGTGGCAGATAGCGCGCGCGCCGAGGGAATACCGATCTTCTCCAATCTGGCCGCCGTGGCCGACGCCCTGCTTGGTCACTGA
- a CDS encoding epoxyqueuosine reductase QueH: MKKAPEPLCSPDGSTHILLHSCCAPCAGPIMADIQRAGIDLTILFYNPNIHPQAEYTLRKEENIRYAEKLDLPFIDLDYDKDNWFERVKGLEWEPERGARCSACFDMRFERSALYAVENGFTVFTSTLGISRWKDMAQINTCGHRAAARHPGLQYWDYNWRKGGGSQRMIDIAKDEQFYQQEYCGCVYSLRDSNLHRIAQGREKIVRGVKFYGRDD; this comes from the coding sequence ATGAAAAAAGCGCCGGAACCCCTGTGCAGCCCCGACGGCAGTACACACATTCTGCTGCACTCCTGCTGTGCCCCCTGCGCCGGTCCCATCATGGCCGACATTCAGCGTGCCGGTATCGACCTAACCATCCTTTTCTACAACCCCAACATCCATCCCCAGGCAGAATATACGCTGCGGAAGGAAGAAAACATCCGCTACGCCGAGAAGCTCGACCTCCCCTTTATTGACCTCGACTATGACAAGGACAATTGGTTCGAGCGCGTCAAGGGCCTGGAATGGGAACCGGAGCGTGGCGCTCGCTGCAGCGCCTGTTTCGATATGCGCTTTGAGCGCTCTGCCCTCTACGCCGTCGAAAATGGCTTCACCGTTTTTACCAGCACCCTGGGCATCTCGCGCTGGAAGGATATGGCGCAAATCAACACCTGCGGCCATCGCGCCGCAGCCCGCCATCCCGGGCTACAATACTGGGACTACAACTGGCGCAAAGGTGGCGGCAGCCAACGTATGATAGATATTGCAAAAGATGAGCAATTCTATCAGCAGGAATACTGTGGCTGCGTTTATTCCCTGCGCGACAGCAACCTGCACCGCATCGCGCAGGGCCGAGAGAAGATCGTGCGCGGGGTAAAGTTTTATGGGCGCGACGATTGA
- a CDS encoding GTP-binding protein → MREDNKIVFTGPVGAGKTSAISAISDVPIISTDAKASDMTINRKGHTTVAMDYGILHLGEKSKVHLYGTPGQERFDFMWDILTTGGLGLILMLDNTRPNPKKDMHFFLHAFKDYITEVPVVLGISKTDINAHPDTAEYAAMLAEVSRDLEMLNPVPPIFEVDGRRKEDVKNLVMALLFSIDPGLGMQP, encoded by the coding sequence ATGAGAGAAGATAATAAAATTGTTTTTACTGGCCCCGTAGGTGCAGGCAAGACTTCTGCCATATCAGCCATCTCCGACGTACCGATCATCTCTACCGATGCAAAGGCATCGGATATGACGATCAACCGCAAGGGTCATACCACCGTGGCCATGGATTACGGGATTCTCCACCTGGGCGAAAAAAGCAAGGTGCATTTGTACGGCACCCCAGGACAAGAGCGTTTCGACTTCATGTGGGACATTCTTACCACTGGCGGCCTCGGCTTGATCCTGATGCTCGACAATACGCGGCCCAACCCAAAAAAAGACATGCATTTTTTCCTGCATGCCTTCAAGGATTATATCACCGAAGTCCCGGTGGTGCTGGGAATCAGCAAAACCGACATCAACGCCCACCCCGACACGGCAGAATACGCAGCCATGCTGGCGGAAGTCAGTCGCGATCTCGAGATGCTCAATCCCGTGCCGCCGATCTTCGAAGTCGATGGACGACGGAAAGAGGATGTCAAAAACCTGGTCATGGCCCTGCTTTTCTCCATCGACCCAGGTCTGGGAATGCAACCATGA
- the glyQ gene encoding glycine--tRNA ligase subunit alpha, giving the protein MTFQEIIQQLQQYWSEQGCVILQPMDMPVGAGTFHPATFLRAIGPEPWRAAYVQPSRRPTDGRYGDNPNRLQHYYQFQAVLKPNPANLQELYLESLRRLGIDLATQDVRFVEDDWESPTLGAWGLGWEVWLNGMEVTQFTYFQQVGGLDCRPVMGEVTYGLERLAMYLQGVESVYDLVWTPGVSYGDVYHQNEVEQSRYNFELAPVSDLFARFDRAEADCQSLIEAKLPLPAYERVLDCSHSFNLLDARHAIAVNERARFIGRVRNMARAVAEIYAEARAELGYPLLQGAKA; this is encoded by the coding sequence ATGACCTTTCAGGAAATCATCCAGCAGTTACAACAATACTGGAGCGAGCAGGGTTGCGTTATTTTGCAGCCCATGGACATGCCCGTCGGGGCCGGCACCTTTCATCCCGCGACCTTCTTGCGCGCCATTGGGCCAGAGCCCTGGCGCGCGGCCTATGTACAGCCTTCCCGGCGGCCCACGGATGGACGCTACGGCGATAACCCCAACCGCTTGCAGCACTATTATCAGTTTCAAGCGGTGCTGAAACCGAATCCTGCCAATCTGCAGGAGCTCTATCTAGAGTCGTTGCGCCGCTTGGGCATCGACCTCGCCACCCAGGATGTTCGTTTTGTGGAAGACGACTGGGAGTCCCCTACGCTGGGGGCCTGGGGCCTGGGCTGGGAGGTCTGGCTCAACGGCATGGAGGTCACGCAGTTTACCTATTTCCAGCAGGTGGGTGGGCTCGACTGTCGCCCGGTCATGGGCGAGGTCACCTATGGTCTCGAGCGCCTAGCCATGTATCTGCAGGGGGTGGAAAGTGTCTATGACCTCGTCTGGACCCCTGGGGTTAGCTATGGCGACGTCTACCATCAAAACGAGGTAGAGCAATCGCGCTATAATTTTGAGCTGGCGCCGGTCAGTGATCTCTTTGCTCGTTTCGATCGCGCCGAGGCCGACTGCCAGAGTCTGATCGAGGCAAAACTGCCCTTGCCTGCCTATGAACGGGTGCTCGACTGCTCCCATAGCTTCAACTTGCTCGATGCCCGGCATGCCATTGCGGTGAATGAGCGCGCCCGTTTCATCGGCCGGGTGCGCAACATGGCCCGGGCGGTCGCAGAGATTTATGCCGAGGCCCGCGCCGAGCTGGGCTATCCCCTGCTGCAGGGAGCAAAGGCATGA
- a CDS encoding roadblock/LC7 domain-containing protein, with protein sequence MREEMLKSILSDLNGSSADIEASAVISTDGLTIASLLAGNMDEDRVGAMAAAMLSLGDRTAAELARGELEQVMIKGDSGYVLLIHAGHDAVLTVIARKEAKLGLIFLDAKRAAQGIAELL encoded by the coding sequence ATGCGTGAAGAAATGCTCAAATCCATCCTAAGCGACCTCAACGGCTCCTCTGCCGATATCGAGGCCTCCGCCGTCATTTCCACTGATGGTCTGACCATCGCTTCCCTCCTGGCCGGCAACATGGATGAGGATCGGGTCGGCGCGATGGCTGCCGCCATGCTCTCTTTGGGCGATCGAACCGCGGCTGAACTGGCGCGGGGCGAACTGGAACAGGTGATGATCAAGGGAGACTCTGGCTATGTCTTGCTGATTCATGCGGGCCATGACGCGGTCCTTACCGTCATCGCCAGAAAGGAAGCCAAGCTCGGCTTGATTTTTCTCGACGCCAAGCGTGCCGCACAGGGAATTGCCGAACTTCTGTGA
- a CDS encoding 4a-hydroxytetrahydrobiopterin dehydratase has product MPSDMRPGRCRACEGEVNALSADEIGEALRDLPAWRLHAEGLERHLQFRNYYETMAFVNALAWIAHREDHHPDLQVSYNRCVVRFQTHAVGGITENDLICARAVDALLA; this is encoded by the coding sequence ATGCCAAGTGATATGCGACCCGGCCGCTGTCGGGCCTGTGAGGGAGAAGTGAATGCCTTGTCCGCCGATGAGATTGGCGAGGCACTGCGAGACTTACCCGCTTGGAGATTGCACGCAGAGGGCCTGGAGAGGCATCTGCAATTTCGCAACTACTATGAAACGATGGCTTTTGTGAATGCTCTTGCGTGGATTGCCCATCGCGAAGACCATCACCCGGATCTACAGGTTTCTTATAACCGTTGTGTGGTGCGCTTTCAGACCCATGCCGTGGGCGGCATTACCGAAAACGATCTAATTTGTGCACGCGCCGTGGATGCGCTTTTGGCGTAA
- a CDS encoding ATP-grasp domain-containing protein produces the protein MTSIVILSRYPALYSSRRLLEALQSRAVEARILQPERCALSLRRGDFGLYYDGQPLPPPQAVLPRFGSPLTQLGLRLLQHLAALGSYNLNSGDALFRARDKFLSLQILAAASLPIPDSWYLADTSGAEVAFAELGTPLVSKLLSGSQGVGVNLAESEAGARALLDTLLLLQHEVLLQRHLPGRADTRVIVLAGEVVAAMRRKAQAGEFRSNLHRSGRAELLGATELASGLADLAVAATAALQLDFAGVDLMQDGEGGYVILEVNPVPSLEGIERVSGVDIAGRVVDLVLSRCSSASA, from the coding sequence TTGACTTCGATCGTCATCCTTTCGCGTTATCCCGCGCTCTATTCCAGTCGCCGGCTTTTGGAGGCGCTACAATCGCGTGCGGTCGAAGCCAGAATCTTGCAACCCGAACGCTGCGCCCTCAGCCTGCGGCGCGGGGACTTCGGCCTCTATTACGACGGGCAGCCGTTGCCGCCGCCGCAAGCGGTCTTGCCGCGTTTTGGCAGTCCATTGACCCAGCTTGGGCTTCGCCTGCTCCAACATCTTGCGGCGCTGGGCTCCTATAATTTGAATTCTGGCGACGCCTTGTTCCGGGCGCGCGATAAGTTTCTTTCCCTGCAAATCCTGGCTGCTGCTTCCCTTCCCATTCCCGATAGCTGGTATCTGGCTGACACGTCAGGGGCGGAAGTGGCCTTCGCGGAGCTGGGAACGCCCTTGGTGAGCAAATTGCTGAGCGGCTCCCAGGGCGTTGGTGTGAATTTGGCAGAGAGCGAGGCGGGTGCGCGGGCGCTGTTGGACACATTGCTCCTCTTGCAACATGAGGTCTTGTTGCAGCGCCATTTGCCTGGACGCGCCGATACCCGGGTGATTGTACTCGCTGGTGAGGTTGTGGCGGCGATGCGCCGCAAGGCACAAGCAGGGGAATTTCGTAGTAATCTCCATCGCTCCGGCAGAGCGGAACTTCTCGGCGCGACGGAGCTGGCGTCGGGTCTCGCAGATTTGGCCGTTGCAGCGACAGCGGCACTGCAGCTGGATTTTGCAGGCGTCGATTTGATGCAGGATGGGGAGGGTGGATACGTGATCCTGGAAGTGAACCCGGTCCCCAGTCTGGAAGGCATCGAGCGCGTGAGTGGTGTGGATATTGCTGGGCGCGTGGTGGACCTTGTTCTCAGTCGCTGCTCATCGGCATCTGCTTGA
- a CDS encoding response regulator — protein MNDKPKLAGSSVFILGIGLDSRKEAVFRMAFRMNRKASYGFLEPGATQGPDLAIADIDSPEGLAAATAFRQQHPEIPLLATTIAPEKFSQFATLAKPIRMETLFPALEQLLRAAPTTPSTLAPLVPSPSEITASTESTAPTGNSATSAPAADVTPAVPPTVKAHWDPTQVEYFDPEQGLLALVQRAVRDQIPVGIVDRQSGKVLWRIFPEQGKVETIVTAEEAADIYRHGEGNLLLRADASFAPGENTYSMSLTEYLWQTHASIADGRLSQKISLQRPVKLRRWPNLTRLHPLPEALRLAAFLARSPASPALTIRMLQVQPQALFNFLAAADALDLLEYSAANGIPLQETREAAIGATEPAKPTPAKRSLLGRLLSKIAGL, from the coding sequence ATGAATGACAAGCCAAAGCTTGCGGGGAGCTCTGTTTTTATCCTGGGTATTGGTCTGGATAGCAGAAAAGAGGCCGTCTTTCGTATGGCCTTCAGGATGAATCGCAAGGCGAGTTATGGGTTCCTCGAGCCCGGCGCCACTCAGGGTCCCGATCTTGCCATTGCCGATATCGATTCTCCCGAAGGGCTCGCCGCCGCCACGGCGTTTCGTCAGCAGCACCCGGAGATCCCCCTCCTCGCCACGACCATCGCGCCAGAAAAATTCTCGCAGTTTGCGACCCTAGCCAAACCGATTCGGATGGAAACCTTGTTTCCGGCGTTGGAGCAGTTATTGCGGGCAGCGCCCACAACCCCTTCGACTCTAGCGCCGCTCGTTCCGTCGCCTTCGGAAATCACAGCATCCACGGAAAGCACAGCGCCTACAGGGAACAGTGCCACATCGGCACCGGCTGCAGACGTGACACCAGCAGTACCGCCAACCGTCAAGGCGCATTGGGATCCGACTCAGGTAGAATATTTTGATCCAGAACAAGGGCTTCTTGCACTCGTGCAACGCGCAGTCCGCGACCAGATTCCTGTAGGAATCGTCGACCGGCAGAGTGGCAAGGTACTGTGGCGAATCTTTCCGGAGCAGGGAAAGGTAGAAACGATTGTCACAGCAGAGGAGGCAGCAGATATTTATCGGCATGGCGAGGGAAATCTGCTACTGCGCGCCGATGCGTCCTTTGCTCCCGGAGAGAATACGTACAGCATGAGTCTGACGGAGTACCTGTGGCAGACCCATGCCAGCATCGCGGACGGCCGTCTCAGCCAAAAAATTTCGTTGCAGCGCCCCGTGAAATTGCGCCGTTGGCCAAATCTGACCCGCTTGCATCCCCTGCCCGAGGCACTCCGCCTGGCGGCCTTTTTGGCGCGTTCCCCCGCCTCCCCAGCGCTGACCATTCGCATGTTGCAGGTGCAGCCGCAGGCACTCTTCAACTTTCTTGCTGCCGCAGATGCCTTGGATTTGCTCGAGTACAGCGCCGCAAATGGCATCCCGTTGCAAGAGACCAGAGAAGCCGCAATCGGCGCCACAGAGCCGGCAAAACCAACCCCCGCAAAACGCAGTTTGCTGGGTCGCCTGTTATCCAAAATTGCAGGCCTGTAA